One region of Camelina sativa cultivar DH55 chromosome 6, Cs, whole genome shotgun sequence genomic DNA includes:
- the LOC104791401 gene encoding uncharacterized protein LOC104791401, which translates to MTNPPIPPPNFNRNAFLQYVSQQFSSSTPEFDTFYRPFISEDPRGSIPDSETNANGSVPPADANGSVPPASVEDLLIAPGRETLKYLHPKVQRGAIWFKRDPYGVITKSILRMQKTDVKNGNATKRNLTYVR; encoded by the exons ATGACGAACCCACCAATCCCACCACCg AACTTCAATCGTAATGCATTTCTTCAATATGTGTCACAACAGTTTAGTAGCTCAACACCAGAGTTTGACACTTTTTATAGGCCTTTCATAAGTGAAGACCCGAGAGGTAGTATTCCAGACTCTGAAACCAATGCAAACGGTTCTGTTCCACCAGCCGATGCAAACGGTTCTGTTCCACCAGCTTCAGTGGAGGACCTTCTCATTGCTCCAGGACGTGAAACTCTCAAGTATCTTCATCCCAAAGTGCAGCGAGGAGCTATTTG GTTTAAGCGTGATCCATATGGTGTAATTACAAAGTCTATCTTGAGAATGCAAAAAACAGATGTCAAAAATGGAAATGCAACAAAGAGAAACCTAACATATGTCAGGTGA
- the LOC104791400 gene encoding F-box/kelch-repeat protein At2g43270-like, whose amino-acid sequence MGEEQNPNPMIFYLVADLQEEIILRLPCKSIRKFKAVSKGWRSIVESKSFAERRSRMILRKSRRQILASGGVERRSESRFQGDEEVDVVYLHCDDVTRPSLTCDGLVCIPVPGWVNVLNPSTGDIIRFPSGPDPVTRRYSDILNQFSNLYGKWCNFFPAFWAMGFGRDKVNGSFKVVRMFFDPHHYCEVLDVNIGEWRRSLRPPPS is encoded by the exons atgggagaagaacaaaaccctaatccgaTGATCTTCTACCTAGTTGCCGATCTACAGGAAGAAATCATCCTTCGATTGCCGTGTAAATCCATCCGCAAATTCAAAGCCGTCTCAAAAGGATGGAGATCAATCGTGGAATCGAAGAGTTTCGCGGAGAGGCGTTCGCGTATGATTCTTCGAAAGAGCCGCCGGCAAATCCTTGCTTCTGGAGGAGTAGAACGGAGGAGCGAGTCGCGATTCCAAGGTGACGAAGAGGTCGATGTGGTCTACCTACACTGCGACGACGTCACACGACCTTCGCTGACATGTGACGGTTTAGTTTGCATCCCCGTACCGGGTTGGGTCAATGTTCTGAACCCTTCCACCGGAGATATCATTAGATTCCCTTCCGGTCCTGATCCAGTGACCCGCCGCTATTCAGACATACTAAATCAATTCTCGAACCTTTATG GTAAGTGGTGCAATTTTTTCCCAGCATTTTGGGCGATGGGATTTGGTAGGGACAAAGTCAATGGGAGCTTTAAAGTTGTGAGGATGTTCTTTGATCCTCACCATTACTGTGAAGTTCTTGATGTCAATATTGGTGAATGGCGGAGATCACTCCGTCCCCCTCCTTCGTGA